Proteins found in one Mangifera indica cultivar Alphonso chromosome 15, CATAS_Mindica_2.1, whole genome shotgun sequence genomic segment:
- the LOC123197781 gene encoding UBP1-associated protein 2A-like has product MARKRKHDSKINEPTEPPQKQLQQEPSKQQEQTAAEDPVPENNEDVEYEEVEEVEKEEEGEGEGEGEGEGEEEEVEEEDDENQEMVNASGADQKDEEDDEPIEKLLEPFSKDQLVNLLREAAEKNTDVAIRIREVADEDPAHRKIFVHGLGWDTKAETLINAFKQYGEIEDCKAVCDKVSGKSKGYGFILFKTRSGARKALKEPQKKIGSRMTSCQLASVGPVATPSATNMTQHHQQQQPQPVSEYTQRKIFVSNVSAELDPQKLLEFFSMFGEIEEGPLGLDKVTGKPKGFCLFVYRTVEGAKSALEEPHKNYEGHVFHCQKAVDGPKPGKSQHRHHQNMQNSHFQRNDNAGYVGAAARPGHLMAPSGPGVGATAAQALNPAIGQALTAILATQGAGLGINPALGQALLGLGSAAGAGVGIQGAYANQAVSPGVMTGYGNQGGYPNQQMPQGGSGRGQHGVNQYGGAPYMGH; this is encoded by the coding sequence ATGGCAAGAAAGCGAAAGCACGACTCTAAAATCAATGAACCAACTGAACCACCGCAAAAGCAGCTTCAACAAGAGCCATCGAAACAACAAGAGCAAACTGCTGCTGAAGACCCCGTACCAGAAAACAATGAAGATGTCGAATACGAAGAAGTCGAAGAAGtagaaaaggaagaggaaggagaaggagagggagaaggagaaggagaaggagaagaggaggaggttgaagaagaagatgacgaAAACCAGGAGATGGTGAACGCCTCAGGAGCAGATCAGAAGGACGAGGAGGATGATGAGCCGATAGAGAAGCTTCTGGAACCGTTCAGCAAAGATCAGCTTGTTAATCTGCTCCGTGAAGCAGCTGAAAAGAATACTGACGTGGCGATTCGAATTCGCGAGGTAGCTGATGAGGATCCAGCTCACCGGAAGATATTTGTGCACGGTCTTGGTTGGGACACAAAGGCTGAGACTCTAATTAATGCATTTAAACAGTACGGTGAGATTGAGGATTGCAAAGCTGTTTGTGATAAGGTGTCTGGGAAATCCAAGGGTTATGGTTTCATTCTGTTCAAGACGCGAAGTGGGGCGCGTAAGGCACTTAAGGAGCCACAGAAGAAGATTGGAAGTCGGATGACATCTTGCCAGCTGGCCTCTGTTGGCCCTGTGGCGACTCCTTCTGCTACCAATATGACCCAGCATCATCAACAGCAGCAGCCACAGCCAGTATCGGAGTATACTCAGAGGAAGATTTTTGTGAGCAATGTTTCCGCGGAACTGGATCCACAAAAGTTGCTGGAGTTTTTCTCGATGTTTGGAGAGATTGAGGAAGGACCACTGGGCCTGGATAAGGTCACTGGAAAACCTAAAgggttttgtttgtttgtttataggACAGTTGAAGGTGCCAAGAGTGCCTTGGAAGAGCCGCACAAGAATTATGAAGGTCATGTTTTCCACTGCCAGAAGGCTGTTGATGGACCGAAACCTGGAAAATCTCAGCACCGCCATCACCAGAATATGCAGAATTCACATTTTCAGAGGAATGACAATGCAGGTTATGTTGGTGCAGCGGCACGACCTGGCCACTTGATGGCACCATCTGGACCTGGGGTTGGAGCCACAGCTGCTCAGGCATTGAACCCTGCTATTGGACAGGCTCTGACAGCCATACTGGCAACTCAGGGTGCTGGATTAGGGATCAACCCGGCACTCGGGCAGGCTTTGCTGGGGCTGGGCTCTGCTGCTGGTGCAGGTGTGGGAATTCAGGGTGCTTATGCAAATCAGGCAGTGAGTCCCGGTGTCATGACAGGGTATGGGAACCAGGGTGGATATCCAAATCAGCAGATGCCACAAGGTGGGTCTGGAAGAGGGCAGCATGGTGTCAACCAGTATGGAGGCGCCCCATACATGGGTCACTAG